The following are from one region of the Rhizobium sullae genome:
- a CDS encoding NAD(P)H-dependent oxidoreductase, with translation MSLFSEIRNNSFEVADLAAEAFDPRFTAADIAVHRREAMPPADVIAEQARIDRADALVLVYPVYWWSMPGLLKGWIDRVFANGWAYDEGQDTKLVKKLRHLRIHLVGIGGADAGTYARHGYLSAMKTQIDHGIFDYCGACVVTSELLLASDGRCPKVHLDTARTIGRNIFSAAKQCEAADAA, from the coding sequence ATGTCCTTATTTAGCGAAATCCGCAATAATAGCTTCGAAGTCGCAGACCTTGCGGCGGAGGCCTTCGATCCCAGGTTCACCGCGGCCGATATCGCCGTCCATCGCAGGGAGGCGATGCCGCCCGCCGATGTCATAGCCGAGCAGGCGAGGATCGATCGCGCCGATGCGCTTGTGCTGGTCTATCCCGTTTACTGGTGGTCCATGCCGGGACTTCTCAAGGGATGGATCGACCGCGTGTTCGCCAACGGCTGGGCTTACGACGAAGGCCAAGATACCAAGCTGGTGAAGAAACTCCGCCACCTCCGCATTCATCTCGTCGGCATCGGCGGCGCCGACGCCGGGACCTATGCGCGGCATGGCTATCTCAGCGCCATGAAGACGCAGATCGACCATGGCATCTTCGATTATTGCGGCGCATGCGTCGTGACGTCCGAGCTGCTGCTCGCATCCGATGGACGGTGTCCTAAGGTCCATTTGGACACTGCACGCACGATCGGCCGCAATATCTTCAGCGCGGCCAAGCAATGCGAGGCGGCAGACGCGGCGTGA
- a CDS encoding MucR family transcriptional regulator: protein MTDTATGNGPELLVELTADIVAAYVSNHVVPVSDLANLISDVHTALSSTSAPQPAAATIEKQKPAVSVRKSVQDDQITCLECGGNFKSLKRHLMTHHSLSPEEYREKWDLPADYPMVAPAYAEARSRLAKEMGLGQRRKRGRG from the coding sequence ATGACGGATACCGCGACCGGCAACGGGCCGGAATTGCTGGTAGAACTGACGGCCGATATCGTAGCGGCTTATGTCAGCAATCATGTGGTCCCGGTCAGTGACCTGGCCAATTTGATTTCCGACGTGCATACCGCACTGAGCAGCACGTCTGCACCGCAACCCGCCGCAGCCACCATTGAAAAGCAGAAGCCCGCCGTTTCGGTACGCAAGTCAGTACAGGACGATCAGATCACCTGCCTGGAATGCGGCGGCAACTTCAAGTCTCTCAAGCGCCATCTGATGACCCATCACAGTCTCTCGCCGGAAGAATACCGCGAGAAATGGGATCTTCCCGCCGATTATCCGATGGTCGCTCCCGCCTATGCCGAGGCGCGCTCGCGCCTCGCCAAGGAAATGGGCCTCGGCCAGCGCCGCAAACGCGGCCGCGGCTAA
- a CDS encoding cation:proton antiporter, which yields MIAPLAIVSAAAAVTLAVLGIAFVLTAYRVITGPTLPDRILGLDTLTGIAIGFIAVIAVKTGFALYVDIAIALGLVGFLATVAFARFVLSRGALRTGPPPAGEEQAVAQTPGKTTRKPR from the coding sequence GTGATCGCGCCGCTTGCTATCGTCTCGGCTGCCGCTGCAGTCACGCTGGCTGTCCTCGGGATTGCCTTCGTGCTCACCGCCTATCGCGTGATCACCGGACCGACGCTGCCGGACCGCATCCTTGGCCTCGACACGCTGACGGGCATCGCCATCGGCTTCATCGCGGTGATTGCCGTCAAGACGGGCTTCGCGCTTTACGTCGATATCGCGATCGCGCTGGGGCTGGTGGGCTTCCTCGCCACGGTTGCCTTCGCCCGCTTCGTCCTGTCTCGCGGCGCGCTGAGAACCGGTCCGCCGCCGGCCGGGGAAGAACAAGCAGTGGCGCAGACGCCCGGCAAAACAACAAGAAAGCCAAGATGA
- a CDS encoding Na(+)/H(+) antiporter subunit B, which produces MNTLVFRTIAPFLVALMLLFSVFILLRGHNEPGGGFIGGLIAASALAILGIAGGVPAVRRAILFHPLSIAGAGLMMSTAAGLISIAAAVPFMTGLWVYPSIFGVEVPLSTVMLFDIGVYFVVVGAITAIALALEEREVE; this is translated from the coding sequence ATGAACACCCTCGTCTTCCGCACCATCGCCCCCTTCCTCGTCGCGCTGATGCTGCTCTTTTCGGTCTTCATCCTGCTACGCGGCCACAACGAGCCGGGCGGCGGCTTCATTGGCGGGCTGATTGCGGCCTCGGCGCTGGCGATCTTGGGCATCGCGGGCGGCGTGCCGGCCGTGCGGCGGGCGATCCTCTTTCATCCGCTGTCGATCGCCGGTGCCGGACTGATGATGTCGACCGCCGCCGGTCTGATCTCGATTGCCGCTGCCGTACCCTTCATGACCGGCCTGTGGGTCTATCCCTCAATCTTCGGCGTCGAGGTGCCGCTTTCGACCGTCATGCTTTTCGATATCGGCGTCTATTTCGTCGTCGTCGGCGCGATCACCGCCATTGCTCTGGCCCTCGAGGAAAGGGAGGTGGAGTGA
- a CDS encoding Na+/H+ antiporter subunit E — protein sequence MIAFLFNLLLAIAWVAVSGSASLHNLVLGFVLGAIALAIVREPFGSKGYLRRARRVLSLALLFLKELALSAWTVARTVLRPKMEIRPGIFAFPLTVERDLEITLLANLITLTPGTLSVDVSEDRRTLYVHALDCSDPEATKRAIASGFERKIMEAFR from the coding sequence TTGATCGCCTTCCTCTTCAATCTGCTGCTCGCCATTGCCTGGGTCGCTGTTTCCGGCAGCGCCTCGCTGCACAATCTCGTCCTCGGCTTCGTCCTCGGGGCAATCGCTTTGGCGATCGTGCGCGAGCCTTTCGGGAGCAAGGGCTATCTTCGCCGCGCGCGCCGCGTCCTGTCGCTCGCGCTGCTTTTCCTGAAGGAACTGGCGCTCTCGGCCTGGACCGTCGCCAGGACGGTGTTGCGGCCGAAGATGGAGATCCGTCCAGGCATCTTCGCCTTCCCCCTGACGGTCGAACGCGATCTCGAAATCACGCTGCTCGCCAATCTCATCACGCTGACGCCGGGCACGCTTTCCGTCGATGTCTCGGAGGACCGTAGGACGCTTTACGTGCACGCGCTCGACTGCTCCGACCCCGAGGCGACGAAGCGCGCCATTGCGAGTGGCTTCGAACGCAAGATCATGGAGGCCTTCCGGTGA
- the istA gene encoding IS21 family transposase: MPRRKQARHTDVKDIRSILRLTFEQELPIRAVAERLKISKTSVSTYLLRAREAGLAVWPLPPGLNEDDVLEQRLFRRMGRPPRDTDEPNWPKIASELKRKGVTLNLLWQEYRETHPDGYGYTWFCCRFAEYESRVKPTYRSRHVAGVAMECDYAGHTVPLIDPLTGEIRAAQIFVAVLSASQLTFSYASLSQKLPDWIEANQRAFSYFGGVTKTTICDNLKSAVAKALWFEPTLNATFAAFAEHYDTTVVPARPKRPRDKASAEGTVLIVERWVLARLRNDRFFSLADLNTRITSLIEDLNNRTMRRYGKSRRALFDEVERNQLKPLPATPFEYAEWKVAKVHPDYHVEVDKTFYSVPHGLIGRRVDVRLSYRAVEIFVDHKRVASHIRSSQRSGHVTVNEHMPKSHQRYANTTPHTLRKEAAKVGSNTAIFIERLLSDRPHPEQGYRSAQGVLSLARRYKSERLEMACERALIINALSYSSVANILKSGLDQAPAMSEAVKPAPAHGNIRGKTYYQ; this comes from the coding sequence ATGCCCAGACGGAAGCAAGCGAGACATACTGACGTGAAGGACATCCGGTCGATATTGCGGCTGACGTTTGAGCAAGAACTGCCGATACGGGCAGTCGCGGAACGTCTGAAGATAAGCAAGACGTCGGTCTCGACGTACTTGCTGCGGGCTCGAGAAGCAGGACTTGCAGTGTGGCCGCTGCCACCTGGCCTGAACGAAGACGACGTTCTCGAGCAGCGGCTGTTCCGCCGGATGGGACGACCTCCGCGCGACACCGATGAGCCGAATTGGCCGAAGATCGCCAGCGAACTGAAGCGCAAAGGCGTAACGCTCAATTTGCTATGGCAGGAATATCGTGAGACCCATCCAGACGGATACGGCTACACGTGGTTCTGCTGCCGCTTTGCCGAATATGAAAGCCGCGTCAAACCCACTTATCGCAGCCGGCACGTGGCTGGTGTTGCGATGGAATGCGATTATGCCGGCCATACGGTTCCGTTGATTGATCCGCTGACCGGCGAGATCCGCGCGGCCCAGATCTTCGTCGCGGTGTTGAGCGCGTCGCAATTGACCTTTTCCTATGCGAGCCTCAGTCAGAAGCTGCCGGATTGGATCGAGGCGAACCAACGGGCCTTCAGCTACTTCGGCGGCGTGACGAAGACAACGATCTGCGACAATCTCAAATCTGCCGTAGCAAAAGCTCTCTGGTTCGAGCCGACATTGAATGCGACGTTTGCCGCCTTCGCCGAGCATTACGACACAACCGTCGTTCCAGCCCGGCCCAAACGTCCTCGGGACAAAGCATCGGCCGAAGGGACGGTGTTGATCGTCGAGAGATGGGTTCTGGCCAGGCTTCGAAACGACCGCTTCTTCAGCCTTGCCGATCTCAATACTCGGATCACCTCTTTGATCGAGGATCTCAATAACCGCACCATGCGCCGCTACGGCAAATCCCGGCGTGCTTTGTTCGACGAGGTTGAACGCAACCAACTCAAACCGCTGCCCGCCACACCATTCGAGTATGCGGAGTGGAAGGTCGCCAAGGTCCATCCCGATTACCACGTCGAAGTCGACAAGACCTTCTATTCCGTTCCGCACGGTCTCATCGGCCGGCGGGTCGATGTTAGGCTGTCGTATCGGGCCGTCGAGATCTTCGTTGATCACAAGCGGGTTGCCAGCCATATCCGCAGCTCTCAGCGCTCCGGCCATGTTACCGTCAATGAGCATATGCCGAAGTCGCACCAGCGCTATGCAAACACGACACCCCACACATTGCGCAAGGAAGCGGCAAAAGTCGGGAGCAATACGGCGATCTTTATCGAGCGTTTGCTGAGCGACCGGCCGCATCCCGAGCAAGGCTACCGATCTGCGCAAGGGGTTCTTTCCCTTGCGCGGCGCTACAAATCCGAGCGCCTGGAAATGGCCTGCGAGCGTGCGCTGATCATCAACGCCCTGAGCTACTCGTCCGTCGCCAACATTCTCAAATCCGGTCTCGACCAAGCCCCGGCGATGAGTGAGGCCGTCAAGCCGGCGCCGGCGCACGGCAATATCCGCGGCAAAACCTACTACCAATGA
- a CDS encoding Na+/H+ antiporter subunit D: protein MAAPITTDLSAALLTAPVPPGNWLVILPVAHCIVLGALMLMLRAHVRVHALIAVLGLAVLVLIDALLLKRVIDGGPVTMVMGRWLPPFGIAFTVDLFGALMALAAAIAALAGSLYALSDIDPGGRRFGFFPFLMLLMAGVTGAFLTGDIFNLYVWFEVLLISSFGLLILGSEREQIDGAMKYAVLNLIGTTLFLIAVGYLYAIFGTLNMADIALKAAGLRDTAPLMTLAALFLLAFAMKAAAFPVNFWLPASYHTPRIVVSALFAGLLTKVGIYALIRVMVMLLPVEREALSLMIALAGAATVILGALGALAQTDIRRLLGYVVISGIGSMLAGIAIGTPGGVSGAVFYALHSVVLMMALYLLVGQAARLGGSFQLTALGGLYRERGWFAAVSLILFLAACGLPPFSGFWPKVILVKASLDIGAWWLAAALLTGGFLTTICFGRVFLLAYWRPAPAPAETVAIGWQSALPLLTLTALVTGFGILPEQLLSLAQAAAGSLADPGAYIHSVFPEGAAP from the coding sequence ATGGCCGCCCCCATCACCACCGACCTTTCCGCCGCGCTCCTCACCGCACCCGTCCCCCCGGGCAACTGGCTTGTGATCCTGCCGGTTGCGCATTGCATCGTGCTTGGCGCGCTGATGCTGATGCTGCGCGCCCATGTCCGCGTGCATGCGCTGATCGCCGTTCTCGGCCTTGCGGTCCTGGTGCTCATCGACGCGTTGCTCCTCAAACGGGTGATCGACGGCGGCCCGGTCACGATGGTGATGGGGCGCTGGCTGCCGCCCTTCGGCATTGCCTTTACCGTCGATCTCTTCGGCGCGCTGATGGCGCTTGCAGCGGCGATTGCGGCTCTTGCGGGCAGCCTTTATGCGCTCTCCGACATCGATCCGGGCGGGCGGCGCTTTGGCTTTTTCCCCTTCCTGATGCTCCTTATGGCAGGCGTCACTGGCGCATTTCTCACCGGCGACATCTTCAACCTTTATGTCTGGTTCGAGGTGCTGCTGATCTCGTCCTTCGGCCTGCTGATCCTCGGCTCCGAGCGCGAGCAGATCGACGGCGCGATGAAATATGCGGTGCTGAACCTGATCGGCACGACGCTCTTCCTGATCGCCGTCGGCTATCTCTACGCGATCTTCGGCACGCTCAATATGGCTGATATCGCCCTGAAGGCCGCCGGCCTGCGCGATACGGCGCCGCTGATGACGCTGGCGGCCCTCTTCCTGCTCGCCTTCGCCATGAAGGCCGCTGCCTTCCCCGTGAACTTCTGGCTGCCGGCCTCCTATCATACGCCGCGCATCGTCGTCTCCGCGCTCTTTGCCGGCCTGCTCACCAAGGTCGGCATCTATGCGCTGATCCGGGTGATGGTGATGCTGCTGCCGGTCGAGCGCGAGGCGCTGAGCCTGATGATCGCGCTCGCCGGCGCCGCAACCGTCATCCTGGGCGCGCTCGGCGCGCTGGCGCAGACCGATATCCGCCGCTTGCTCGGCTATGTCGTCATCTCCGGCATAGGCAGCATGCTCGCCGGCATCGCGATCGGTACACCGGGCGGCGTCAGCGGCGCGGTCTTCTACGCGCTGCATTCCGTCGTGCTGATGATGGCGCTCTATCTCTTGGTGGGGCAGGCGGCGCGCCTCGGCGGCAGCTTCCAGCTCACCGCACTCGGCGGGCTCTATCGCGAACGCGGCTGGTTTGCCGCCGTCTCGCTGATCCTCTTCCTCGCCGCCTGCGGCCTGCCACCGTTTTCCGGCTTCTGGCCGAAGGTCATCCTCGTCAAGGCCTCTCTCGATATCGGCGCGTGGTGGCTTGCCGCCGCCCTTTTGACCGGCGGGTTTCTCACAACTATCTGCTTCGGCCGCGTCTTCCTGCTCGCCTATTGGCGCCCGGCGCCGGCGCCGGCGGAGACCGTCGCGATCGGCTGGCAATCGGCGCTGCCCTTGCTGACACTGACTGCACTCGTCACCGGTTTCGGCATCCTGCCGGAGCAGCTGCTGTCGCTGGCGCAGGCAGCCGCCGGGAGCCTTGCCGATCCGGGGGCCTACATTCATTCTGTCTTCCCGGAAGGAGCAGCACCTTGA
- the mnhG gene encoding monovalent cation/H(+) antiporter subunit G, whose amino-acid sequence MMEYALAIATSLTMLAGAFFALAAAIGVVRLPDLYSRMHAASKAGPVGSGLLLLSAGLYSGELAIFARTAAGVVFLLLTAPVAAHLLAKAAHDTAHRLWEFSVRDDMDGG is encoded by the coding sequence ATGATGGAATACGCGCTCGCCATCGCAACCTCCCTCACGATGCTTGCCGGCGCCTTCTTCGCGCTCGCGGCGGCGATCGGCGTCGTCCGCCTGCCGGACCTTTACTCGCGCATGCATGCAGCCTCCAAGGCGGGTCCCGTGGGCTCCGGTCTGCTGCTTCTCTCCGCGGGCCTTTATTCCGGCGAACTTGCTATCTTTGCACGCACCGCTGCAGGCGTCGTCTTTCTGCTGCTGACCGCCCCGGTCGCCGCGCACCTGCTGGCCAAGGCTGCGCATGATACCGCGCATAGGTTGTGGGAATTCTCGGTTCGCGACGATATGGATGGCGGGTGA
- a CDS encoding TetR/AcrR family transcriptional regulator, whose amino-acid sequence MSSTETRKQTAAPRLRRRLTRDRRHRQLLDVAWAVVREEGTEALTLGRLAEQAGVAKPVVYDHFGTRPGLFAALYREFDARQTALMETALRASEPTLTDRAAVIASSYVDCVLAQGREIPGVIAALASSPELEKVKRECEAVFMEQCRIVLAPFAAAGTIAPAGLRAMLGAAEALSYAAAAGEITAKQAQDELFEIILAMVARSR is encoded by the coding sequence GTGTCAAGCACCGAGACAAGAAAACAGACGGCCGCTCCAAGGCTGCGCCGCCGCCTGACGAGGGACAGGCGGCATCGCCAGCTTCTGGATGTCGCGTGGGCGGTGGTTCGGGAGGAGGGAACGGAAGCACTCACGCTCGGACGGCTCGCCGAGCAGGCCGGCGTTGCAAAACCCGTCGTCTACGACCATTTCGGCACGCGGCCAGGACTGTTTGCAGCGCTCTACCGGGAATTCGACGCGCGCCAGACGGCGCTCATGGAAACAGCACTTCGGGCGAGTGAACCGACTTTGACGGACAGGGCGGCGGTGATTGCCTCTTCTTATGTCGATTGCGTGCTTGCCCAAGGCCGCGAGATACCCGGCGTGATCGCTGCCCTGGCCAGTTCCCCGGAGCTCGAAAAGGTCAAGCGCGAATGCGAAGCGGTTTTCATGGAGCAATGCCGCATCGTCCTTGCTCCCTTCGCCGCCGCCGGCACTATAGCTCCAGCCGGCCTTCGCGCGATGCTCGGTGCCGCCGAGGCCCTGTCCTATGCCGCCGCAGCCGGCGAGATCACGGCCAAGCAGGCGCAGGACGAACTCTTCGAAATCATCCTCGCCATGGTCGCCAGAAGCCGATGA
- a CDS encoding Na+/H+ antiporter subunit C, with translation MEPLFAILVGLFFSAAVYLMLSKFSIRIMLGIAILGNGVNLLLFTAGRVTREVPPIIPAGFDTLPADAANPLPQALILTAIVISFSFLAFLLVLTYRAYQDIGTDNTDEMRIAEPDDPPLPPLGY, from the coding sequence ATGGAGCCGCTTTTTGCGATCCTCGTCGGCCTGTTCTTTTCCGCCGCCGTCTACCTGATGCTGTCGAAATTCTCTATCCGCATCATGCTCGGCATCGCGATCCTCGGAAACGGCGTGAACCTCTTGCTCTTCACCGCCGGCCGCGTGACGCGCGAAGTGCCGCCAATCATTCCGGCCGGTTTCGACACGCTGCCCGCCGATGCCGCCAACCCGCTGCCGCAGGCCCTCATCCTGACGGCGATCGTCATTTCCTTCTCTTTCCTTGCCTTCCTATTGGTGCTGACCTACCGCGCCTATCAGGACATCGGCACCGACAATACCGACGAGATGCGCATCGCCGAACCCGACGATCCGCCGCTTCCGCCGCTGGGATATTGA
- a CDS encoding cysteine hydrolase family protein, whose translation MTKRALVIIDLINDYLDHWSADKAARLISETNTLAVAFREAGLPVIWVRQEFRPDLSDAFLEMRDKNLKIAIEGTSGAQLHAGLDWGPGDTIIVKKRYSAFFRTDLEDILSAMGVGELVLCGINTHACIRMAAIDAYQRDLRVVLAEECIDSYDAEHGRVSVDYMNGKIAKVATVPEIIQALRPLQATKVVP comes from the coding sequence ATGACCAAACGCGCCCTTGTTATCATCGACCTTATCAATGACTACCTCGACCATTGGAGCGCTGACAAAGCAGCCCGGCTGATCAGCGAAACCAACACGTTGGCTGTGGCCTTTAGAGAAGCCGGGTTACCCGTCATATGGGTGCGGCAGGAATTCCGGCCCGATCTCAGCGACGCCTTTCTCGAGATGCGGGACAAGAACCTAAAGATCGCGATTGAGGGAACTTCAGGCGCCCAGCTTCATGCCGGCCTCGATTGGGGGCCAGGCGATACGATCATCGTAAAGAAACGCTACAGTGCGTTCTTCCGGACCGACCTTGAAGATATTCTGTCGGCGATGGGAGTTGGCGAGCTGGTATTGTGCGGCATCAACACGCACGCTTGTATCCGCATGGCCGCTATCGACGCCTACCAGCGCGACCTTCGCGTGGTCCTGGCGGAGGAATGCATCGACTCCTATGATGCCGAGCATGGACGGGTCTCGGTTGATTACATGAATGGTAAGATTGCCAAGGTGGCTACTGTTCCCGAGATAATCCAGGCTCTCCGCCCGCTTCAGGCCACGAAAGTCGTGCCATGA
- the istB gene encoding IS21-like element helper ATPase IstB — protein sequence MLTHPTLDQMNALGLAGMATAYRELSEQVHGNDLSFDERLGLMLDREIAMRTDKRLTNRLAAAKLRFANASIEDIDFSAHRGLDRRNVLALAQGAWLKANENLILTGQTGTGKTWIACAFARQAARLDYSVLYVRMPRLFEDLALARLDGRFPRLIDKLARVQLLVLDDWGTHTLNDRQRLDLLEIFEERYRRRSTLITAQLPVAAWHEMIGEATLADAILDRIVHNAHRITLEGDSMRKRKTPTLLTGGEITEINHS from the coding sequence ATGCTGACACACCCAACCCTCGACCAGATGAATGCCCTTGGCCTTGCCGGAATGGCGACTGCCTATCGCGAGCTGAGCGAACAGGTTCATGGAAATGATCTTAGCTTCGACGAACGGCTTGGCCTGATGCTCGATCGTGAGATTGCCATGAGAACGGACAAGCGGCTGACCAATCGATTGGCAGCGGCAAAGCTTCGTTTTGCCAATGCCTCAATCGAAGACATCGATTTTAGCGCCCATCGTGGCCTCGATCGCCGCAACGTTCTCGCCTTGGCGCAAGGAGCATGGTTGAAGGCAAATGAGAATCTGATCCTGACAGGGCAAACGGGCACCGGAAAGACCTGGATCGCCTGCGCCTTCGCGCGACAGGCAGCCCGCCTCGATTATTCCGTGCTTTACGTTCGCATGCCACGGTTGTTCGAAGATCTTGCACTTGCACGGCTCGATGGCCGCTTTCCGCGCCTCATCGACAAATTGGCACGTGTTCAGTTGCTGGTGCTGGACGACTGGGGAACCCATACCTTGAACGACAGGCAGCGCCTCGATCTCCTGGAGATCTTCGAGGAGCGGTATCGGCGCAGATCGACACTGATCACGGCTCAACTCCCCGTCGCCGCCTGGCACGAAATGATCGGAGAAGCCACCTTAGCCGATGCCATACTCGACCGTATCGTTCACAACGCACACCGCATAACGCTCGAAGGCGACAGCATGCGAAAGCGAAAAACACCGACGCTCTTGACCGGCGGCGAAATAACCGAAATCAATCACTCCTAA
- a CDS encoding putative monovalent cation/H+ antiporter subunit A, which translates to MAGVTGLTFLALCLPLLGALISPFVIRRLGANGAWLLAAVPFLSFLHFLHFAPEVARGEVVTGGYNWVPSYNLSFSWFLDGLSLTFALLITGIGTLIVLYSGGYLRGHPQQGRFFSFIFLFMGAMLGVVVSDSFLMLFIFWELTSITSFLLIGFDHERGAARRAALQALVVTGGGGLCLLAGLLFLWNITGVTQMSLLSPFGDVVRGSPFYLAALGLVLCGAFTKSAQFPFHFWLPNAMEAPTPVSAYLHSATMVKAGVYLLMRLNPVMGATSAWEILLPFFGGMTLVAGSALAIAHADLKLKLAYTTVSSLGLLVLLTGFGSEYAVEAAVLYLVAHSLFKGALFMVAGILDHETGTRDITRLGGLMSAMPLTFAIAILAAISMGGLPPFFGFLAKEEIYAALAGGNLRSLVFTAVAIFGNALMFAIAFSVGLKPFTGRATETPKHAHEAPVLLWLGPGVLAVLGLAGALFSGFTHNYVSSPMASAVQSDAIAVAITPMPHLGLPLALSVLTVIFGIAVYWKIEQARALMVYFLQAAGPGPDRAFDGFIAGLVRLAWRVTRIVQPGRLEIYVTATFLCVALILLVPPLLYGELPSFPVWPRGVQLHEWAVFLLAVIGLAAVLAARDRLTAIVSLGIQGFSVALIFLLFGAPDLSFTQFMVETLSVVILALVMTRLRLSPTDPRPLRQRLGDGVIALACGLGFALLLMRATEGPFNAALTDFFNTYSKTIAHGANVVNVIIVDFRGTDTLGEIAVVAITGLAIIALIRMRAGGERKLVAHDPDKVEVAE; encoded by the coding sequence ATGGCCGGTGTCACTGGTCTGACATTTTTGGCCTTGTGCCTGCCGCTTCTCGGCGCCTTGATTTCCCCTTTCGTCATTCGCCGGCTCGGCGCGAACGGCGCCTGGCTGCTGGCGGCCGTGCCGTTCCTGTCGTTCCTGCATTTCCTCCACTTCGCACCAGAGGTCGCCCGCGGCGAGGTAGTGACCGGCGGATACAACTGGGTGCCGAGCTACAATCTGAGCTTCTCCTGGTTTCTCGACGGCCTGTCGCTCACTTTCGCGCTGCTGATCACCGGCATCGGCACGCTGATCGTGCTTTATTCCGGCGGCTACCTGAGGGGGCATCCGCAGCAGGGCCGTTTCTTCTCCTTCATCTTCCTGTTCATGGGCGCGATGCTCGGCGTCGTCGTCTCGGACAGTTTCCTGATGCTCTTCATCTTCTGGGAGCTGACCTCCATCACCTCCTTCCTGCTGATCGGCTTCGACCATGAGCGGGGGGCGGCGCGAAGGGCGGCCCTCCAGGCGCTGGTGGTGACCGGCGGCGGCGGGCTATGCCTGCTGGCTGGTCTGCTCTTTCTCTGGAACATCACCGGCGTCACGCAGATGTCGCTGCTGTCGCCGTTCGGCGACGTCGTCCGCGGCAGCCCGTTCTATCTTGCGGCGCTCGGTCTGGTGCTGTGCGGCGCCTTTACCAAATCGGCGCAGTTTCCGTTTCACTTCTGGCTGCCGAACGCCATGGAGGCGCCGACACCGGTTTCCGCGTACCTGCATTCCGCAACCATGGTGAAGGCCGGGGTCTATCTCCTGATGCGGCTGAACCCGGTGATGGGCGCGACATCCGCCTGGGAAATCCTGCTGCCCTTCTTCGGCGGCATGACGCTCGTTGCCGGTTCGGCGCTGGCGATTGCCCATGCCGACCTGAAGCTGAAGCTCGCCTATACGACGGTGTCCTCGCTCGGCCTTCTCGTCCTGCTCACCGGCTTCGGTTCGGAATATGCCGTGGAAGCGGCGGTGCTTTATCTGGTGGCCCACTCGCTCTTCAAGGGCGCGCTCTTCATGGTTGCCGGCATCCTCGACCATGAGACGGGCACCCGCGACATTACCAGGCTCGGCGGCCTGATGAGCGCGATGCCGCTGACATTCGCGATCGCGATCCTCGCGGCGATTTCGATGGGGGGTCTTCCGCCCTTTTTCGGCTTCCTCGCCAAGGAGGAGATCTATGCCGCGCTCGCCGGTGGCAACCTGCGTTCGCTGGTGTTCACCGCAGTCGCGATCTTCGGCAATGCGCTGATGTTTGCGATCGCCTTTTCGGTCGGCCTGAAACCCTTCACCGGTCGGGCGACCGAAACCCCGAAGCATGCGCACGAGGCGCCCGTCCTGCTCTGGCTCGGTCCCGGCGTTCTGGCGGTGCTGGGCCTTGCCGGCGCGCTCTTTTCCGGCTTCACGCATAACTACGTCTCGTCGCCGATGGCTTCGGCCGTCCAGAGCGATGCAATCGCGGTTGCGATCACGCCGATGCCGCATCTCGGCCTTCCGCTTGCGCTTTCCGTATTGACCGTGATCTTTGGCATTGCGGTCTATTGGAAGATAGAGCAGGCCCGGGCGCTGATGGTATATTTCCTGCAGGCGGCAGGGCCGGGGCCGGACCGGGCCTTCGACGGCTTCATCGCCGGGCTCGTCCGCCTTGCCTGGCGCGTCACCCGCATCGTCCAGCCCGGGCGGCTGGAAATCTACGTGACCGCTACCTTCCTCTGCGTCGCCTTGATCCTCCTCGTGCCGCCGCTGCTTTATGGCGAACTGCCATCGTTTCCGGTCTGGCCGCGCGGCGTGCAGCTCCATGAATGGGCAGTCTTCCTGCTCGCCGTGATCGGTCTTGCGGCGGTGCTTGCCGCCCGCGACCGGCTGACGGCGATCGTCTCGCTCGGCATCCAGGGTTTTTCCGTGGCGCTGATCTTCCTACTCTTCGGCGCGCCCGATCTCTCCTTCACCCAGTTCATGGTCGAGACGCTTTCGGTCGTCATCCTGGCGCTCGTCATGACGCGGCTTCGCCTGTCGCCGACCGATCCCCGGCCGCTGCGCCAGCGGCTCGGCGACGGCGTCATCGCGCTCGCCTGCGGCCTCGGTTTTGCGCTGTTGCTGATGAGGGCCACAGAAGGGCCGTTCAACGCGGCGCTGACGGATTTCTTCAACACCTATTCGAAAACCATCGCCCACGGCGCCAATGTCGTAAACGTCATCATCGTCGATTTCCGGGGCACCGACACGCTCGGCGAAATCGCCGTTGTCGCCATCACCGGCCTCGCCATCATCGCGCTGATCCGCATGCGGGCCGGCGGCGAGCGGAAGCTGGTCGCGCATGATCCGGATAAGGTGGAGGTGGCGGAATGA